From the genome of Hymenobacter cellulosilyticus, one region includes:
- a CDS encoding dienelactone hydrolase family protein, with translation MIRTFLFLILIFCASVARAASGFADLKQGPHAVGFRVVQQYDYARAYKGRTDAVTGKPTTGELARPIQTLVWYPAQKGGTPIRYADYLRTEATDDNFARTDAEAAAFLADKLQWAAAQVGPKQAQQLFDQRMWAVRNASAAAGKFPVVIYAAGGGGTAHEAADLCEYLASYGYVVLASRSLGTRTKDMNFDAEGLGTQARDIQFLLSYAHTLPQADLAHVAAAGWSWGGLANALAATQDSRIGAIVSFDGTKAQEDTKPVSRVRLTVPWLYVQRRSESVRELSAKGMQTTGILLNEAKYSDLYHVVMNPMEHIDFSTIALRVAEPAHFAEYSRAEVEAAYHWTCRYTLEFLNAHLKDAATGRQFLDRTPAQNGVPAHMARLYHLPARSGPVPTQAGFAAALAQEGFDKAPEIYRQLQQQEPAFALSEGELNTWGYQLLREARNPAAARAIFALGTELYPNDANLFDSLGEADEKNHDIQAAITHYRRSLQLNPANQNARQRLQNLGPRGRGCMVSLRG, from the coding sequence ATGATTCGCACCTTTCTATTCCTTATTCTGATTTTCTGCGCCTCCGTTGCCCGGGCGGCCTCGGGCTTTGCTGACCTCAAGCAAGGTCCTCATGCCGTGGGCTTCCGCGTGGTGCAGCAATACGATTACGCCCGGGCTTATAAAGGCCGTACCGACGCCGTAACCGGGAAACCAACCACCGGCGAGCTGGCACGACCTATCCAAACGCTGGTGTGGTATCCGGCCCAGAAAGGCGGGACCCCCATCCGCTATGCCGATTACCTGCGCACCGAGGCCACCGACGACAACTTCGCCCGCACCGATGCGGAAGCTGCCGCCTTTTTGGCCGACAAGCTGCAGTGGGCTGCCGCCCAAGTAGGCCCCAAGCAGGCGCAGCAACTCTTTGATCAGCGCATGTGGGCCGTGCGGAATGCCTCGGCCGCGGCGGGCAAGTTTCCGGTGGTCATTTATGCCGCCGGCGGTGGGGGCACGGCCCACGAAGCCGCCGACCTGTGCGAGTATCTCGCCAGCTACGGCTACGTGGTGCTGGCCAGCCGCAGCCTGGGTACGCGCACCAAGGACATGAACTTCGACGCTGAAGGGCTCGGTACCCAGGCGCGGGATATCCAGTTTCTGCTGTCCTACGCCCACACCCTGCCCCAAGCCGACCTGGCTCACGTGGCTGCCGCCGGCTGGAGCTGGGGCGGCCTGGCCAATGCCCTGGCGGCCACGCAAGATTCGCGCATTGGTGCCATTGTCAGCTTTGATGGTACCAAAGCCCAGGAGGACACCAAGCCTGTGTCGCGCGTGCGCCTGACCGTACCGTGGCTGTACGTGCAGCGCCGCTCCGAGTCGGTGCGGGAGCTCAGCGCCAAAGGCATGCAGACGACGGGCATTCTGCTGAACGAAGCCAAGTACTCTGACCTCTACCACGTGGTCATGAACCCGATGGAGCACATCGACTTTTCGACCATTGCTCTGCGCGTGGCCGAACCGGCGCACTTCGCGGAGTATTCCCGCGCGGAGGTCGAGGCGGCTTACCACTGGACCTGCCGCTACACCCTGGAGTTCCTCAACGCCCACCTGAAGGATGCCGCCACCGGCCGCCAGTTTCTGGACCGCACGCCCGCGCAGAATGGCGTACCGGCCCACATGGCCCGGCTTTACCACCTGCCCGCTCGGTCCGGCCCCGTGCCCACTCAGGCGGGCTTCGCGGCGGCCCTGGCCCAGGAAGGATTCGATAAAGCCCCGGAAATCTACCGCCAGCTGCAGCAGCAGGAGCCGGCGTTTGCGTTGTCGGAAGGTGAGCTGAACACCTGGGGCTACCAGCTCCTGCGCGAAGCCCGCAACCCGGCCGCCGCCCGGGCCATCTTCGCCCTCGGCACGGAGCTTTACCCTAATGACGCCAACCTCTTCGACAGCCTGGGTGAAGCCGACGAGAAAAACCACGACATCCAAGCGGCCATTACCCACTACCGCCGCTCCCTGCAGCTGAATCCCGCCAACCAGAACGCCCGGCAGCGCCTGCAAAACCTAGGCCCCCGCGGTAGGGGTTGTATGGTGTCTTTGCGAGGCTGA
- a CDS encoding M1 family metallopeptidase has protein sequence MLRSLSLVAALIGLIPTASAQLLQANPKATRADSLRGTLTPLRTCYDINYYHLDVKLNIDDRSLSGSNLFRFTATQDFTRLQFDLFANLTVEKVVYKGQSLPFTREANAVFVTFAQPIRKGSQDEFTVFYAGKPRVAERAPWDGGLVFTKDANGKPWVATAVQGLGASAWWPNKDHQSDEVDSMLISVTVPQGLKDVSNGRLRKTTKLKGGLTRFDWAVRNPINNYDVALNVGDYTSFSDSYTGEKGKLSLEYWVLRENLGKAKTHFAANVKPMLKSLEHWFGPYPFYEDGYKLVDAPHLGMEHQSAVAYGNKYQNGYLGHDRSATGWGLKWDFIIIHESGHEWFGNNITSKDIADMWVHESFTTYSEALFTESQFGKPAGQEYLHGQRRNIQNDGPIIGPYGVNQEGSGDMYDKGSNLLNMVRTIVNDDEKWRQILRGLGQQFYHQTVTTEQIVGYINQQSGKNLTKVFDQYLRYGSIPTLEIRQEEGKVLVRWVANVPDFDMPVRVRLKGGQYGFIQPGTRFQEISLPGATKDNLEVDTFNYYIGVLVD, from the coding sequence ATGCTTCGTTCCTTATCCCTTGTTGCCGCACTGATCGGCCTTATCCCGACGGCCTCGGCCCAGTTGCTGCAAGCCAACCCCAAGGCCACCCGCGCCGACTCCCTGCGCGGCACGCTCACGCCCCTGCGCACCTGCTACGACATCAACTACTACCACCTCGACGTCAAGCTCAACATCGACGACCGTTCCCTGAGCGGCTCCAACCTGTTCCGCTTCACGGCCACCCAGGACTTCACCCGCCTGCAGTTCGACTTGTTTGCCAACCTGACGGTGGAGAAAGTGGTGTACAAGGGCCAGAGCCTGCCCTTTACCCGGGAGGCCAATGCTGTGTTCGTCACCTTTGCCCAGCCCATTCGCAAGGGCAGCCAGGATGAGTTTACGGTCTTCTATGCTGGCAAGCCCCGGGTGGCTGAGCGCGCACCCTGGGACGGGGGCCTGGTGTTTACCAAAGATGCCAACGGCAAGCCCTGGGTGGCTACGGCCGTGCAGGGCCTGGGCGCCAGCGCCTGGTGGCCCAACAAAGACCACCAGAGCGACGAGGTGGACAGCATGCTCATCAGCGTGACGGTGCCGCAGGGGCTGAAGGATGTCTCAAACGGGCGGCTGCGCAAAACCACCAAGCTCAAGGGCGGCCTCACCCGCTTCGACTGGGCCGTGCGCAACCCCATCAACAACTACGACGTGGCTTTGAACGTGGGCGACTACACCAGCTTTTCGGACAGCTACACCGGGGAAAAGGGCAAACTCAGCCTGGAGTACTGGGTGCTGCGCGAAAACCTGGGCAAGGCCAAAACTCACTTTGCCGCCAACGTGAAGCCCATGCTGAAGTCGCTGGAGCACTGGTTTGGCCCTTATCCATTTTACGAGGACGGCTACAAGCTTGTCGATGCGCCCCACCTGGGCATGGAGCACCAGAGCGCCGTGGCCTACGGCAACAAGTACCAGAACGGCTACCTCGGCCACGACCGGTCGGCCACGGGCTGGGGCTTGAAGTGGGACTTTATCATCATCCACGAAAGTGGGCACGAGTGGTTTGGCAACAACATCACCTCCAAGGACATTGCCGACATGTGGGTGCACGAAAGCTTTACCACGTACTCCGAGGCGCTGTTTACGGAAAGCCAGTTTGGCAAGCCCGCCGGTCAGGAGTACCTGCACGGGCAGCGGCGCAATATCCAGAACGACGGCCCCATCATCGGGCCCTACGGTGTCAACCAGGAAGGCTCCGGCGACATGTACGACAAGGGCTCCAACCTGCTCAACATGGTGCGTACCATCGTCAACGACGACGAGAAGTGGCGGCAGATTCTGCGGGGCCTGGGCCAGCAGTTCTACCACCAGACCGTTACCACCGAGCAAATCGTGGGCTACATCAACCAGCAAAGCGGCAAGAATCTGACGAAGGTATTCGACCAGTACCTGCGCTACGGCAGCATCCCGACCCTGGAAATCCGCCAGGAAGAGGGCAAGGTGCTGGTGCGCTGGGTCGCCAACGTGCCCGACTTCGACATGCCCGTGCGGGTGCGCCTCAAAGGTGGGCAGTACGGCTTTATTCAGCCCGGCACCCGCTTCCAGGAAATCAGCCTGCCCGGCGCTACCAAGGACAACCTCGAAGTCGACACGTTCAACTACTACATCGGCGTGTTGGTGGACTAA
- a CDS encoding EamA family transporter: MLYACYYHSFPRRHPRAFAIVYIVWGSTYLGIRFAIDSMPPLLMAGSRYLLAGLILYTFMRLRGEAAPTRQGWATAVIIGICLLTFGNGGVTLGEQYIPSGMTSLLVATVPMFLALLGWMSGVAARPTLRVALGLALGLGGVYLLARTPGVSHVAIPGHEAIGIALVLVAALVWAIGSLYSKKKQAASSPFLAGGMQMICGGLTMLLIGLVRGEATGFELAAVTTKSWIAYAYLVTLGSIVAFSAYIWLLRAVEPALAGTYAFVNPVVAVLLGWAFAGEQLTTGMLGGAALIVAAVILVVLGGRQKSSS; the protein is encoded by the coding sequence TTGCTATATGCCTGCTACTACCACTCCTTCCCGCGCCGCCATCCTCGGGCTTTTGCCATCGTCTACATCGTCTGGGGCTCCACGTATTTGGGCATCCGCTTCGCCATTGATAGTATGCCGCCCCTGCTCATGGCCGGTTCGCGCTACTTGCTGGCTGGCCTGATTCTTTACACGTTTATGCGCCTGCGCGGCGAGGCGGCGCCTACCCGGCAGGGCTGGGCCACGGCCGTTATCATCGGCATCTGCCTGCTGACTTTCGGCAACGGCGGCGTGACATTAGGCGAGCAGTACATTCCCTCGGGCATGACTTCCCTGCTGGTAGCCACGGTGCCCATGTTTCTGGCGCTGCTGGGTTGGATGAGTGGAGTAGCGGCCCGGCCCACGCTGCGGGTGGCGCTGGGCTTGGCACTGGGTCTAGGCGGGGTGTATCTGCTGGCTCGCACGCCGGGCGTGAGTCACGTGGCTATTCCCGGCCACGAGGCCATTGGTATTGCCCTGGTGCTGGTGGCGGCCTTGGTGTGGGCCATTGGCTCTTTGTATTCCAAGAAAAAGCAGGCGGCTTCCTCCCCTTTCCTGGCCGGCGGCATGCAGATGATTTGCGGCGGACTCACCATGCTCCTCATCGGGCTGGTGCGCGGCGAAGCCACCGGCTTCGAGCTAGCCGCCGTGACCACCAAGTCGTGGATAGCCTATGCTTATCTGGTGACCCTGGGTTCCATCGTGGCTTTTTCGGCGTACATCTGGCTGCTACGGGCAGTTGAACCGGCTCTGGCAGGTACCTACGCCTTCGTTAATCCCGTAGTAGCCGTTCTGCTGGGCTGGGCCTTTGCCGGCGAGCAGCTTACTACGGGTATGCTGGGCGGCGCGGCGCTGATTGTGGCGGCCGTGATTTTAGTGGTGCTGGGCGGCCGTCAAAAAAGCAGTTCGTAG
- a CDS encoding group III truncated hemoglobin — MKTSATLPDIRTEGDIKTLVDTLCSKATNDTLLGARFGAAARIHWPQYLTTQYRYWSSTLLGKGTQEGEPLPEQLALPTSGPHIEHWVKLFSSAVEECFAGSKAEEAKKLARQMATRLSLSRTRELPVD, encoded by the coding sequence ATGAAAACATCTGCTACTCTCCCCGACATTCGTACCGAAGGCGACATTAAGACTTTGGTTGACACGCTGTGCTCCAAAGCCACCAATGACACCTTGTTAGGAGCACGTTTTGGCGCTGCGGCCCGTATTCACTGGCCCCAGTATCTCACCACCCAATACCGTTACTGGAGCAGCACCCTGCTGGGCAAAGGTACCCAGGAAGGTGAGCCCCTGCCCGAGCAGCTGGCCCTGCCCACCAGCGGCCCGCACATCGAGCACTGGGTTAAATTATTCTCCTCCGCCGTAGAGGAATGCTTCGCGGGCTCCAAGGCTGAAGAAGCCAAAAAGCTGGCCCGGCAGATGGCTACTCGCCTCAGCCTGAGCCGCACCCGCGAGTTGCCCGTCGACTAA
- the proC gene encoding pyrroline-5-carboxylate reductase: protein MENTTKIAILGSGNIGISLAKGLVKAGMSAPEAITLTRRNAAALAPLAQAGYQTTADNLAAVEQADIVVLAVLPQQLNKLLDSIKTAFNPDKHLLISVISGVSCQDIRNQAGAALRVVRAMPNTAIGIGQSMTCIASDQELDDDLALVEKLFDTVGMTVRINEELMTSATALCACGVAFFLRAIRAASQGGTEIGFHAHDALKMAAQTAKGAADLLLQLASHPEQEIDKVTSPKGCTIAGLNEMEHHGFSSAMIKGIRLSADKAGKLYKED from the coding sequence ATGGAAAACACGACGAAGATTGCCATTCTGGGCAGTGGCAACATTGGAATTTCGCTGGCGAAAGGATTGGTAAAAGCCGGCATGTCGGCCCCCGAAGCCATAACCCTGACCCGCCGCAATGCTGCTGCCCTGGCCCCGCTGGCCCAGGCCGGCTACCAGACTACTGCCGACAACCTGGCGGCCGTGGAGCAGGCCGACATCGTAGTGCTGGCCGTGCTGCCCCAACAGCTCAATAAGCTGCTGGATAGCATCAAAACTGCCTTTAACCCCGATAAGCACCTGCTGATTTCGGTAATTTCCGGCGTAAGCTGCCAGGATATCCGCAACCAGGCTGGAGCTGCCCTGCGCGTGGTGCGGGCCATGCCCAATACGGCCATCGGTATCGGCCAGTCCATGACCTGTATTGCCAGTGACCAGGAACTGGACGACGACCTGGCTTTAGTGGAAAAGCTGTTTGATACGGTGGGAATGACTGTGCGCATCAACGAGGAACTGATGACGTCCGCTACGGCGCTCTGTGCCTGCGGCGTGGCCTTCTTTCTGCGGGCCATTCGGGCTGCTTCCCAGGGGGGCACCGAAATCGGGTTTCACGCCCACGATGCCCTGAAGATGGCGGCCCAAACGGCGAAAGGTGCGGCCGATTTGCTGTTGCAGCTGGCTTCACACCCCGAGCAGGAAATCGACAAAGTAACTTCGCCCAAGGGCTGCACCATTGCGGGCCTCAACGAAATGGAGCACCACGGCTTCAGCTCAGCCATGATTAAAGGCATCCGGCTTTCGGCCGACAAGGCGGGGAAGTTGTACAAAGAGGACTAA
- a CDS encoding 2-oxoglutarate dehydrogenase E1 component translates to MDAYSYIANAHGDYIDQLYKAYQADPESVDFGWRKFFEGFDFSQQYPADGEAQVVGSGVLSTNASTDGAGQIRAVDTVSADKETQVSNLIHAYRSRGHLRAKTNPVRERKDRKARLDIADFGLSEGDLDTTFKNGEAIGLGASAKLRDIISALEKIYTRSIGFEYMYIRDPQILDWFRAKVEKDSLAFNPGVEYKKRILKKLNEAVVFENFLHTKFLGQKRFSLEGGETTIPALDAIINKASELGVNEVMIGMAHRGRLNVLANIMGKTYEQIFSEFEGTAVPDLTMGDGDVKYHMGYSSEVESEAGRKVNLKLAPNPSHLEAVNPVVEGFVRAKIEHQYGGDYHQILPILIHGDAALAGQGIGYELTQMSQLEGYKTGGTIHFVINNQVGFTTDFEDARSSIYSTDLAKIIDAPVLHVNGDDPEAVVFAVRLATEYRQQFHADIFIDMVCYRRHGHNESDEPKFTQPTLYNIISKHQNPREVYNATLVQRGDVDAQLAAQMDKEFRDTLQARLDMVKQKPLPYNYQALENEWRSLRRSKPEDFEQSPETGISEEVVQQVGKALTTLPEGFRPLKQIEKLIEERKKMFFDTRVLNWAAGELLAYGSLLSEKHIVRVSGQDVQRGTFSHRHAVLHDAETSAPYNSLNYIGEGQEKLSIYNSLLSEYAVLGFEFGYAMANPTALVIWEAQFGDFANGAQTMIDQFVVSSESKWQRMNGIVMQLPHGYEGQGPEHSNARPERFLQLAAEHNIVVANMTTPANFFHALRRQLTWSFRKPLVVMSPKSMLRHPLCVSPVEEFTSGSFREVLGDVYADAKKVKRVLLCSGKVYFDLLEEQRTSGRTDVAIVRLEQLHPFPKKQLDAELAKYPKAKLYWVQEEPENMGYWNYLLRFMRRELEDVIARKPSASPATGYNKVHIKEQKELIARAFDKPKEAVADETIKETAANAQKSE, encoded by the coding sequence ATGGACGCTTACTCTTATATCGCCAATGCCCATGGCGACTACATCGACCAGCTCTACAAAGCCTATCAGGCCGACCCTGAGTCGGTAGACTTCGGCTGGCGCAAATTCTTCGAAGGCTTCGACTTCTCCCAGCAGTACCCTGCCGACGGAGAAGCTCAGGTAGTTGGCTCCGGTGTGCTTAGCACCAATGCCTCTACGGACGGTGCTGGTCAGATTCGGGCCGTCGACACGGTGTCGGCTGACAAGGAAACCCAGGTCAGCAACCTGATTCATGCCTACCGCAGCCGCGGCCACCTGCGCGCCAAAACCAACCCGGTGCGGGAACGCAAAGACCGCAAAGCCCGCCTCGACATTGCCGACTTCGGTTTGAGCGAAGGCGACTTGGACACGACGTTCAAGAACGGCGAAGCCATTGGCCTTGGCGCCAGCGCCAAACTGCGCGACATCATTTCGGCCCTCGAGAAAATTTATACCCGTAGCATCGGCTTCGAGTATATGTATATCCGCGACCCGCAGATCCTGGACTGGTTCCGGGCTAAGGTCGAGAAAGACTCGCTGGCTTTCAACCCCGGTGTAGAGTACAAGAAGCGCATCCTAAAGAAGCTCAACGAAGCTGTTGTTTTTGAGAACTTCCTGCATACCAAATTCCTGGGCCAGAAGCGCTTCTCCCTGGAAGGCGGTGAAACCACGATTCCTGCCCTCGATGCCATTATCAATAAGGCTTCGGAGCTGGGCGTGAATGAGGTCATGATTGGCATGGCCCACCGCGGCCGACTCAACGTGCTGGCCAACATCATGGGCAAGACCTACGAGCAGATCTTCTCGGAATTCGAGGGGACGGCCGTACCGGATTTGACCATGGGCGACGGCGACGTGAAGTACCACATGGGCTACAGCTCGGAGGTAGAAAGCGAAGCGGGCCGCAAGGTGAACCTGAAACTGGCGCCCAACCCCTCGCACCTTGAAGCGGTGAACCCCGTGGTAGAAGGCTTCGTCCGGGCCAAGATTGAACACCAGTACGGTGGCGACTATCACCAGATTCTGCCCATCCTCATCCACGGCGACGCAGCTTTGGCCGGGCAGGGTATTGGTTACGAGCTGACGCAAATGTCGCAGCTGGAAGGCTACAAGACCGGCGGCACCATTCACTTTGTGATTAATAACCAGGTTGGTTTCACCACCGACTTTGAAGACGCCCGCTCGTCTATCTACAGCACGGACCTAGCCAAAATTATTGATGCGCCAGTGCTGCACGTGAATGGCGACGACCCTGAGGCCGTAGTATTTGCCGTGCGCCTCGCTACCGAGTACCGCCAGCAGTTTCACGCCGATATCTTTATTGATATGGTGTGCTACCGCCGCCACGGCCACAACGAGTCGGATGAGCCCAAGTTCACCCAGCCCACGCTCTACAACATCATCAGCAAGCACCAGAACCCGCGCGAAGTCTACAACGCGACGCTGGTGCAGCGCGGCGACGTAGACGCGCAGCTGGCGGCTCAGATGGACAAGGAGTTCCGCGACACCCTGCAGGCCCGCCTCGACATGGTAAAGCAGAAGCCTCTGCCCTACAACTACCAAGCCTTGGAAAACGAGTGGCGCAGCCTGCGTCGCTCCAAGCCAGAGGACTTCGAGCAGTCGCCCGAAACCGGCATTAGCGAAGAAGTGGTGCAGCAGGTCGGCAAGGCCCTGACCACGCTGCCCGAAGGCTTCCGTCCCCTGAAGCAGATTGAAAAGCTGATTGAAGAGCGCAAGAAGATGTTCTTCGATACCCGCGTCCTGAACTGGGCCGCTGGTGAGTTGCTGGCCTATGGCTCCTTGCTGAGCGAAAAGCACATTGTGCGCGTCAGCGGGCAGGACGTGCAGCGCGGTACTTTCTCGCACCGCCACGCCGTACTGCACGACGCCGAGACTTCTGCCCCTTATAACTCGCTGAACTACATCGGCGAAGGCCAGGAAAAGCTGAGCATCTACAACTCGCTGCTAAGTGAGTACGCGGTGCTGGGCTTCGAATTCGGCTACGCTATGGCTAACCCCACGGCCCTGGTTATCTGGGAAGCCCAGTTCGGCGACTTCGCCAACGGTGCCCAGACCATGATTGACCAGTTCGTGGTGTCGTCGGAAAGCAAGTGGCAGCGCATGAACGGCATTGTGATGCAGCTGCCCCACGGCTACGAGGGCCAGGGCCCGGAGCACTCAAACGCCCGCCCCGAGCGGTTCTTACAGCTGGCCGCCGAGCACAACATCGTCGTGGCTAACATGACCACGCCGGCCAACTTCTTCCATGCCCTACGCCGGCAGCTGACCTGGAGCTTCCGCAAGCCCCTGGTAGTGATGTCGCCCAAGTCGATGCTGCGCCATCCGCTGTGCGTGTCGCCGGTCGAGGAGTTTACCTCCGGCTCATTCCGCGAAGTGCTCGGCGACGTGTATGCCGACGCCAAAAAGGTGAAGCGCGTGCTACTGTGCTCGGGCAAAGTCTACTTTGACTTGCTGGAAGAGCAGCGTACCTCGGGTCGTACCGATGTGGCCATTGTTCGTTTAGAGCAATTGCACCCCTTCCCTAAGAAGCAGCTCGACGCCGAACTGGCTAAGTACCCCAAAGCGAAACTCTACTGGGTGCAGGAAGAGCCGGAGAACATGGGCTACTGGAACTACCTGCTGCGCTTCATGCGCCGCGAGCTGGAAGACGTTATTGCCCGCAAGCCTTCGGCTTCGCCCGCTACTGGCTACAACAAAGTGCATATCAAGGAGCAGAAGGAGCTGATTGCCCGGGCTTTTGATAAGCCCAAAGAAGCCGTGGCCGACGAGACCATCAAGGAAACGGCTGCCAACGCCCAAAAGTCTGAATAG
- a CDS encoding major royal jelly family protein, with the protein MATYSCGLFLAAFSVACSSPATPEGADAANNNSASADSSATGAAANSPLQVVAEFREPQIVGVAVLPDGRTFGDFPRWDDNPVAPVAEIGTDGSVKPYPDATWCMWNETTRNEPQKHWICPQSVHADKTGMLWVLDPASPGLKATVPGGPKLVKIDPATNKVVQNISFPENVAPRKSYLNDVRVDTQNSYAYITESGEGSLVVVDLKAGKARRVLTKHTSMLGDTTLNIKADGHEMIDATGKRARFNADGIALSQDLQYLYWKPLTSYKLYRIKTEALRNPALTDAQLAQQIEDLGKVPACDGMEIDAANNLYLTAFEDHSIKRRTPNGKITTVVQDTRLQWPDTFAFTADGTMYVTASAIHKTPTWNKGVGKQDQPYWIFKMALPK; encoded by the coding sequence ATGGCCACCTATAGCTGTGGTTTGTTTCTCGCTGCTTTTTCGGTTGCCTGCTCTTCGCCTGCCACGCCCGAGGGAGCAGATGCTGCCAACAATAACTCAGCTTCCGCTGATTCCTCGGCCACGGGCGCAGCGGCAAACTCGCCCTTGCAGGTAGTCGCTGAGTTTCGGGAGCCGCAGATTGTGGGCGTGGCCGTACTGCCCGACGGCCGCACGTTTGGCGACTTCCCGCGCTGGGACGACAACCCCGTAGCGCCGGTTGCTGAAATCGGGACGGACGGCTCAGTCAAGCCCTACCCCGATGCTACCTGGTGCATGTGGAACGAAACTACCCGCAACGAGCCCCAGAAGCACTGGATTTGTCCCCAAAGTGTACACGCCGACAAAACCGGCATGCTTTGGGTACTCGACCCCGCTTCGCCCGGTTTGAAAGCCACGGTGCCCGGCGGACCGAAGTTGGTTAAGATTGACCCCGCTACGAATAAAGTAGTGCAGAACATCAGCTTCCCGGAAAATGTGGCTCCGCGCAAATCCTACCTCAACGACGTGCGCGTCGACACCCAGAACAGCTACGCCTATATCACCGAATCGGGGGAAGGCAGCTTGGTCGTGGTGGATTTGAAAGCCGGCAAAGCTCGCCGGGTACTAACCAAACATACTTCCATGCTTGGCGACACTACCCTGAATATTAAGGCCGATGGGCACGAGATGATTGATGCAACCGGCAAACGGGCCCGGTTCAACGCCGACGGCATTGCCCTGAGTCAGGATTTGCAATACTTGTACTGGAAGCCGCTTACCAGCTATAAGCTCTACCGCATCAAAACGGAAGCCTTGCGCAATCCAGCTTTAACGGACGCTCAACTCGCCCAGCAGATTGAAGACTTAGGCAAAGTGCCGGCCTGCGACGGAATGGAAATCGATGCGGCCAATAACCTGTATTTGACAGCTTTTGAAGATCATTCCATAAAGCGCCGCACGCCGAATGGCAAAATTACGACGGTAGTGCAGGATACCCGTCTGCAGTGGCCCGACACCTTTGCCTTCACCGCTGATGGCACTATGTATGTTACGGCATCCGCCATCCACAAAACGCCGACTTGGAATAAGGGCGTCGGTAAGCAGGACCAACCTTACTGGATTTTTAAGATGGCCTTGCCCAAATAA